A part of Gouania willdenowi chromosome 2, fGouWil2.1, whole genome shotgun sequence genomic DNA contains:
- the lancl1 gene encoding glutathione S-transferase LANCL1 produces the protein MEQRALKNPYADYDGTQALFDSQGQMCAEFAQRLSTKVSELLLIMEKGLKAADPRDCTTYTGWAGIALLYLHLHNVFKDASFLQRAEEHVSRSLKCLTRRHDVTFLCGDAGPLAVAAVVFHRLQKQQQSEECISRLLQYHQTVVEGSGGLPDEMLYGRMGYMSALVFIRQQLGEDRIPLQYIQQISEAVLASGEHHSRKCHIQNQSPLMYQWYQEQYVGAAHGLAGIYYFLMQPGFVSTDDPLHRLVRPSVDHVCRLKFPSGNYPPCIGDDRDLLVHWCHGSPGVVYMLLQAHKTFGVAQYLADALQCGEVVWRFGLLKKGYGLCHGAAGNAYTFLALYRETQEPKHLYRACMFADWCMAYGTHGCRTPDTPFSLFEGMAGTIYFLADLLQPNKARFPAFEV, from the exons ATGGAGCAACGAGCCCTGAAGAACCCATACGCGGACTATGACGGCACACAGGCTCTGTTCGACTCCCAGGGGCAG ATGTGCGCAGAGTTTGCCCAGCGGCTCAGCACCAAGGTCAGCGAGCTTTTACTAATCATGGAGAAGGGACTGAAGGCTGCTGATCCCAGAGACTGCACCACATACACAGGCTGGGCAG GAATCGCTTTGCTCTACCTGCACCTCCACAACGTGTTTAAGGACGCCTCCTTCCTGCAGAGAGCTGAGGAACACGTGAGCCGCAGCCTGAAGTGTCTGACCCGCCGCCATGATGTCACCTTCCTGTGCGGCGATGCAGGGCCTCTGGCTGTGGCTGCGGTCGTCTTCCACCGCCTCcaaaagcagcagcagagtgAGGAGTGCATCAGTAG ACTGCTGCAGTATCACCAGACGGTGGTCGAGGGGTCCGGCGGGTTGCCAGACGAGATGCTGTACGGGCGCATGGGCTACATGTCCGCCCTGGTGTTCATCAGGCAGCAGCTGGGGGAGGACAGGATCCCCCTGCAGTACATCCAGCAG ATCAGCGAGGCGGTGCTGGCCTCTGGTGAACACCACAGCAGGAAGTGTCACATCCAGAACCAGAGCCCCCTGATGTACCAGTGGTACCAGGAGCAGTACGTTGGTGCTGCTCATGGCCTGGCGGGGATTTACTACTTCCTAATGCAG CCGGGCTTCGTCTCCACGGACGACCCTCTGCACAGGCTGGTGAGACCAAGCGTGGACCACGTCTGCAGACTCAAGTTCCCATCAGGAAACTACCCGCCCTGCATCGGGGATGACCGGGACCTGCTGGTGCACTGGTGCCACGGCTCTCCAGGGGTCGTCTACATGCTGCTGCAGGCCCACAAG ACGTTCGGCGTGGCTCAGTACCTGGCGGACGCTCTGCAGTGTGGCGAGGTGGTGTGGCGCTTTGGTTTGCTGAAAAAGGGCTACGGTCTGTGCCACGGCGCAGCGGGGAACGCCTACACCTTTTTGGCCCTTTATCGAGAAACGCAGGAGCCCAAGCACCTTTACAGAGCCTGCATG TTTGCAGACTGGTGTATGGCCTACGGCACGCATGGATGTCGGACCCCGGACACCCCCTTCTCGCTCTTTGAAG GCATGGCCGGCACCATCTACTTCCTGGCTGACCTCCTGCAGCCCAACAAGGCCCGGTTTCCAGCCTTTGAGGTGTAG
- the mylz3 gene encoding myosin, light polypeptide 3, skeletal muscle yields the protein MTEFTPDQIEDFKEAFGLFDRIGDSQVAYNQVADIMRALGQNPTNKDVKTILGNPSADDMANKRINFDAFLPMLKAVDALPKGTVDDYVEGLRVFDKEGNGTVMGAELRIVLSTLGEKMNEQEIDSLMAGQEDENGSVHYEAFVKHVMSV from the exons ATG ACTGAGTTCACACCGGACCAGATCGAGG ACTTCAAGGAGGCCTTTGGTCTCTTTGACAGAATTGGTGACAGCCAGGTGGCCTACAACCAGGTGGCCGACATCATGCGCGCCCTGGGCCAGAACCCCACCAACAAGGACGTGAAGACCATCCTTGGCAACCCATCGGCTGACG ACATGGCCAACAAGAGGATCAACTTCGACGCCTTCTTGCCCATGCTGAAGGCAGTGGACGCCCTCCCCAAGGGAACCGTTGACGACTACGTTGAGGGCCTGCGCGTCTTTGACAAGGAGGGCAACGGCACAGTGATGGGCGCTGAGCTGCGTATTGTTCTGTCCACCCTGG GAGAGAAGATGAACGAGCAAGAGATTGATTCCCTCATGGCCGGACAGGAGGACGAGAATGGCAGTGTGCACTACGAGG CTTTCGTCAAGCACGTCATGTCTGTGTAA
- the acadl gene encoding long-chain specific acyl-CoA dehydrogenase, mitochondrial, with translation MLVKRIIKPCLLGLRSVSGRGNVLSVVNARQQHNSAEELTPPLRSTRPETSSAKSLMDIGTRRIFNEDHDLFRESVRRFFQEEVVPHHKEWEKAGEVSREVWLKAGEQGLLGVTVPEEYGGIGGDFFSAVVTLEEQMYSNCSGPGFSLHSDVVMPYVVNYGSKEQIERFIPPMVAGKCICAIAMTEPGAGSDLQGVRTNAKRDGSDWILNGNKVFITNGWMANLVVVVAVTNREAKSAAHGISLFLVEDGMKGFQKGRKLEKIGLKAQDTAELFFEDVRLPANALLGEVNKGFYYLMNELPQERLVIAAMAIASSEFMFEETRNYVLQRKAFGKTIAHLQTVQHKLAELKTDICVGRSFIDNCIQLHAEKRLDASTASMAKYWASDMQNKVATQCLQLHGGWGYMWEYPIAKAFVDSRIQPIYGGTNEIMKELIARTIVSQK, from the exons ATGCTTGTTAAAAGGATCATTAAACCGTGTCTTCTTGGACTCCGAAGTGTCTCTGGACGGGGAAATGTGCTTTCTGTCGTGAATGCGAg ACAACAACACAATTCAGCTGAAGAGCTCACACCGCCTTTACGCTCAACCCGACCGGAAACATCCAGCGCTAAGAGCCTCATGGACATCGGGACACGCCGGATCTTCAACGAGGACCACGATCTGTTCAGAGAAAGTGTGCGTCGCTTCTTTCAGGAGGAGGTAGTCCCGCACCACAAGGA GTGGGAAAAGGCAGGTGAGGTAAGCAGGGAGGTGTGGCTGAAGGCTGGAGAGCAAGGCCTGCTGGGAGTGACGGTACCAGAGGAATATGGCGGCATTGGAGGAGACTTTTTTTCTGCAGTTGTCACATTGGAGGAGCA aatGTACAGCAACTGCTCAGGCCCAGGTTTCTCTCTGCACTCTGACGTCGTCATGCCGTACGTTGTGAACTATGGCAGTAAAGAGCAGATAGAGCGCTTTATTCCCCCCATGGTGGCAGGGAAATGCATCTGTGCCATTGCAATGACTGAGCCTGGAGCCGGGAG TGACCTCCAGGGTGTGAGGACAAACGCCAAGAGGGACGGCAGCGACTGGATCTTGAACGGGAATAAG GTCTTTATAACCAACGGGTGGATGGCCAACCTGGTGGTGGTCGTGGCCGTGACCAACCGCGAAGCAAAGTCGGCGGCACACGGCATCAGCCTGTTCCTGGTGGAAGACGGTATGAAGGGCTTCCAGAAAGGTCGCAAACTGGAGAAGATAGGCCTAAAGGCCCAG GACACAGCCGAGCTGTTCTTTGAGGACGTGCGTCTTCCGGCTAACGCTCTGTTAGGAGAAGTCAACAAAGGTTTCTACTATCTGATGAATGAGCTTCCTCAG GAACGTCTGGTGATTGCTGCCATGGCCATAGCCAGCAGTGAGTTCATGTTTGAGGAAACTAGGAACTATGTGTTGCAGCGTAAGGCTTTTGGAAAGACCATCGCTCACCTGCAG ACCGTGCAGCACAAACTGGCAGAGCTGAAGACTGACATCTGCGTTGGCCGATCCTTCATCGATAACTGCATCCAGCTCCACGCTGAGAAGCGTCTGGATGCCTCCACCGCCTCCATGGCCAAATATTG GGCCTCTGACATGCAGAACAAGGTGGCCACACAGTGCCTGCAGCTGCACGGAGGCTGGGGATACATGTGGGAGTACCCGATTGCCAA GGCTTTTGTGGACTCCAGGATCCAGCCCATCTACGGGGGCACCAATGAGATCATGAAAGAGCTCATCGCACGGACCATTGTCAGTCAGAAGTGA